One genomic window of Pseudomonadales bacterium includes the following:
- a CDS encoding isoprenylcysteine carboxylmethyltransferase family protein produces the protein MTSVVLFIFVSCILFSLCRKQLANPSCHGFYRFFAFEGILLLLVINYRFANLNSWNTNQAISFCLLITSLIIVILSVRQLRKKGGKQKRLNTPENFGFENTTQLVTQGIYKYIRHPMYSSLLILNWGIMFQQPTWFTVLIAALVSLMLIITAKVEETENINFFGENYLSYQRHSKMLIPFVL, from the coding sequence ATGACATCAGTAGTTCTATTCATTTTTGTGAGTTGTATTCTCTTCAGTCTTTGCCGGAAACAATTAGCCAATCCTTCCTGCCATGGTTTTTATCGTTTCTTCGCATTTGAAGGCATACTCTTACTTCTGGTCATCAATTACCGTTTCGCAAACCTTAACTCATGGAACACAAATCAAGCCATCTCATTCTGCTTGCTAATAACTTCGCTGATCATTGTGATTCTGTCCGTCAGACAACTCCGCAAAAAAGGCGGGAAACAGAAAAGACTAAATACACCGGAGAACTTTGGCTTTGAGAATACAACACAGCTCGTCACTCAAGGTATCTATAAATATATCCGGCACCCAATGTACAGCTCGCTACTGATACTGAACTGGGGCATTATGTTTCAGCAGCCAACCTGGTTTACAGTGTTGATTGCTGCGCTGGTTAGCTTGATGCTGATTATTACAGCCAAAGTCGAAGAAACTGAAAATATCAATTTTTTTGGCGAGAACTATCTAAGCTATCAACGCCACAGCAAAATGCTGATACCCTTTGTGCTTTAG
- a CDS encoding AraC family transcriptional regulator, translating into MTLTSEWPLPQQGIRFMTPKFLVEFLRKYPLSRDLYPLATGYYPAAAGHSLKRLKHNNHLLVYCSSGKGSLAAYNKTWRVSAGDFFIMPKGVAHQYRANRNTPWTIYWVHYDGDQANDYNQFVGNSSLVSHIGPQPRLLADFETLFSLRKANYSKPAFVHAACLLKQMLTSIATLERLNHSLRGQQLDIHHIQQLMQVRVARDLDLASLAEEARLSKYHFSRKFKQLTGHSPIQYFIHLKMQYACQLLDSSIDSIKQIAAKVGFDDPYYFSRQFKQVIGLSPSQYRQERQA; encoded by the coding sequence ATGACCCTGACATCTGAATGGCCATTACCCCAGCAAGGCATCCGCTTTATGACACCGAAGTTCCTCGTGGAATTTTTGCGAAAATACCCGTTGAGTCGCGACCTTTACCCCCTTGCCACAGGCTACTACCCCGCGGCCGCAGGGCACAGCCTCAAGCGCCTGAAACACAACAATCATTTGCTGGTATATTGCAGCTCCGGCAAAGGCTCACTGGCAGCCTATAACAAAACCTGGCGCGTCAGCGCAGGAGATTTCTTTATCATGCCGAAAGGCGTTGCCCATCAGTACCGGGCTAACCGAAACACCCCCTGGACGATCTACTGGGTCCACTACGACGGCGACCAGGCCAACGATTACAATCAATTCGTTGGAAACAGTTCGCTCGTCAGCCATATCGGGCCCCAGCCACGCCTGCTGGCAGACTTCGAAACACTCTTCAGTCTGCGAAAAGCCAATTATTCGAAACCGGCATTTGTGCATGCCGCCTGCCTACTCAAACAAATGCTCACCAGCATTGCGACACTGGAGCGCCTGAATCACTCCCTGCGTGGACAACAACTCGACATTCACCATATTCAGCAATTAATGCAGGTACGGGTTGCAAGAGACCTGGACCTGGCATCCCTGGCGGAAGAAGCACGATTGTCAAAATACCACTTCTCACGAAAATTCAAGCAGCTAACGGGCCATTCTCCGATACAGTATTTTATTCACCTGAAAATGCAGTATGCCTGCCAGTTACTGGACAGCTCCATCGACTCCATCAAACAGATTGCCGCCAAGGTGGGTTTTGATGACCCTTACTACTTTTCCCGACAATTCAAACAGGTCATAGGCTTGTCTCCCAGCCAGTACCGACAGGAACGTCAGGCTTAG